The Streptomyces sp. NBC_01353 genome contains a region encoding:
- a CDS encoding histidine kinase has translation MTATGAHQDAAALAARGWWWWGRRRSAALDVGLAVVSALECGLEGVGFADKAGLPVPVGVLFGLIVGSALLVRRRWPIAVVLVSIAVTPAEMGYLMGVVGLYSLAASEVPRRITAALAGMSTVAVFVVTVVRVRQDVAQADVGQPDFDPSGWYVPTVAVFMTLGLNAPPVLFGLYIGARRRLMESLRERADSLEQELSLLADRAEQRAQWARQEERTRIAREMHDVVAHRVSLMVVHAAALQAVALKDPQKAVKNAALVGDMGRQALTELREMLGVLREDAAPVVASPVPLAAVGRAAAAAAEAASEDGPCLDALEDLVEQSRLAGAVVELTVLGEVRAYAAEVERTAYRVVQEALTNVHKHAAGAKVVVRLAHRDAEVAMQVENGPSDAAATDAHLPSGGNGLVGMRERVSRLGGVFVSGPTDAGGFRVSAVLPVGESAA, from the coding sequence ATGACCGCAACGGGGGCGCATCAGGACGCGGCGGCTTTGGCCGCCCGGGGCTGGTGGTGGTGGGGGAGACGGCGTAGTGCGGCGCTCGATGTCGGGCTGGCCGTGGTGTCCGCGCTGGAGTGCGGGCTGGAAGGGGTCGGCTTTGCCGACAAGGCGGGGCTGCCTGTGCCCGTGGGGGTGTTGTTCGGGCTGATCGTGGGGTCCGCGCTGCTCGTGCGGCGGCGGTGGCCGATCGCGGTGGTTCTGGTCTCGATCGCCGTCACGCCGGCCGAGATGGGCTATCTGATGGGGGTCGTCGGGCTGTATTCGCTCGCCGCCTCGGAGGTGCCCCGGCGGATCACGGCCGCTCTTGCCGGTATGTCGACGGTCGCGGTGTTCGTCGTGACGGTGGTGCGGGTGCGTCAGGACGTCGCGCAGGCGGATGTCGGTCAGCCGGACTTCGATCCGAGCGGCTGGTACGTCCCGACCGTCGCGGTCTTCATGACGTTGGGTCTCAACGCGCCGCCGGTTCTCTTCGGCCTCTACATAGGTGCCCGGCGGCGGCTCATGGAGAGCCTGAGGGAGCGGGCCGACAGTCTGGAGCAGGAGTTGTCGCTGCTTGCCGATCGGGCGGAGCAGCGGGCTCAGTGGGCGCGGCAGGAGGAGCGGACGCGGATCGCGCGGGAGATGCACGACGTGGTGGCGCATCGGGTGTCGCTGATGGTGGTGCATGCGGCGGCGTTGCAGGCGGTGGCGTTGAAGGATCCGCAGAAGGCTGTGAAGAACGCGGCGCTGGTCGGTGACATGGGTCGGCAGGCGTTGACGGAGTTGCGGGAGATGTTGGGTGTTCTGCGGGAGGACGCGGCTCCGGTCGTGGCTTCTCCGGTGCCGCTGGCGGCGGTCGGTCGGGCGGCTGCGGCGGCCGCGGAGGCGGCGTCGGAGGATGGGCCGTGTCTGGATGCCTTGGAGGATCTGGTCGAGCAGTCGCGGCTGGCCGGTGCGGTCGTCGAGCTGACGGTGCTCGGTGAGGTGCGGGCGTATGCGGCGGAGGTGGAGCGGACTGCGTACCGGGTGGTGCAGGAGGCGCTGACCAATGTCCACAAGCACGCGGCCGGTGCCAAGGTCGTGGTTCGGCTCGCGCACCGGGACGCCGAGGTCGCGATGCAGGTCGAGAACGGCCCGTCGGACGCGGCTGCGACGGATGCTCATCTGCCGAGTGGTGGGAATGGTCTGGTCGGTATGCGGGAGCGTGTGAGCCGGTTGGGTGGTGTGTTCGTCTCGGGTCCGACGGATGCGGGTGGTTTCCGGGTGTCGGCGGTGCTGCCGGTGGGGGAGTCGGCGGCGTAG
- a CDS encoding SUKH-3 domain-containing protein — translation MPDHLSTTRFPVNVDAALREAGWQPGRWDIKLAEQWADTLRAHVSPGGHRHSVFPAAVEAWAEFGGLRVTAPGSGRQIAPATVRFDPLAGLHLARTLADLGRALDTEIAPLAEEGEHQAVLAIDQEGRVYSLDHTGDWFLGQDIDAALSTLITGTQPTRLVTG, via the coding sequence ATGCCCGACCACCTGAGCACCACCCGATTCCCGGTCAACGTCGACGCCGCCCTCCGCGAAGCGGGATGGCAACCCGGCCGCTGGGACATCAAACTCGCCGAACAATGGGCCGACACCCTGCGCGCCCACGTCTCCCCGGGCGGCCACCGACACAGCGTCTTCCCGGCGGCCGTCGAGGCATGGGCGGAATTCGGGGGCCTGCGCGTCACGGCGCCCGGCAGCGGCCGCCAGATCGCCCCGGCGACCGTACGCTTCGACCCACTGGCCGGCCTCCACCTGGCCCGCACCCTCGCGGACCTCGGACGCGCCCTCGACACCGAGATCGCCCCCCTCGCCGAGGAGGGCGAACACCAGGCGGTGCTCGCGATCGACCAGGAAGGCCGCGTGTACAGCCTGGACCACACAGGAGACTGGTTCCTGGGCCAGGACATCGACGCGGCGCTGTCGACACTGATCACGGGAACGCAGCCGACACGGCTGGTCACGGGCTGA
- a CDS encoding YwqJ-related putative deaminase, giving the protein MYAAQTPTQGDPRLNWSSAEPTRAPLLRFRRDGILPTVGAALSVRGETLTCTAGRGDRPPALHALVQDFLDTLTSGQRERFTGRCPEAILLSRHLTAAETGRSKRAQRKPLTHGEARRSLKHAKLTARRIREDGDPLHGSYAAPCRSCTAMLAHFGVRPVDPTSTVENG; this is encoded by the coding sequence ATGTACGCAGCACAAACGCCCACTCAGGGTGACCCACGCCTCAACTGGAGCAGCGCCGAGCCCACCCGCGCCCCGTTACTGCGCTTCCGCCGCGACGGCATCCTCCCCACCGTCGGCGCCGCGCTCTCCGTACGCGGCGAAACCCTCACCTGCACCGCAGGCCGCGGCGACCGGCCACCCGCCCTGCACGCACTCGTCCAGGACTTCCTGGACACCCTCACCAGCGGGCAGCGCGAACGCTTCACCGGCCGCTGCCCCGAAGCGATCCTGCTCTCCCGCCACCTCACCGCCGCCGAGACCGGCCGCTCCAAGCGCGCCCAGCGCAAACCCCTCACCCACGGCGAAGCCCGCCGCTCGCTCAAGCACGCCAAACTGACCGCGCGCCGCATCCGCGAGGACGGCGACCCACTCCACGGCAGCTACGCCGCCCCCTGCCGCTCCTGCACGGCGATGCTCGCCCACTTCGGGGTACGCCCCGTCGACCCCACCTCGACTGTCGAGAACGGCTGA
- a CDS encoding HNH endonuclease codes for MTTGRLGQHAAPPNAAYAGQVVHFPDPVRASRHPRGVRVDEQGYPDFSPYARAAAEIADPPEGFGVDELRLTDYVSANAALAATGHELWGTIPAVATPHGWTWHHVAGGRRMELVPVEVKALLRHHGGVATAAVDHGKRGTRPLQETRPAHFGLPKGLVSVTEQQLLGVEEDLGYRLPGGYRAFLKAGGGCAPVGAALDAELGLLVDQPFFTVREEAGVNDLVYVNKCLRDHLTKDFLGIAFVQGGILALKVRGEGIGSVWFCAYDDARDQDGWNVNERVERLLLPCGEDFDGFLQRLAGNPPELETVANLMVDGGFARAVPVVPVGE; via the coding sequence ATGACGACAGGTCGGCTCGGGCAGCACGCCGCGCCACCGAACGCGGCTTACGCCGGGCAGGTCGTGCACTTCCCGGACCCGGTTCGTGCTTCCCGTCACCCGAGAGGGGTACGGGTGGATGAGCAGGGGTATCCGGACTTTTCGCCGTATGCCCGGGCGGCGGCGGAGATTGCCGATCCGCCTGAGGGGTTCGGTGTCGACGAGCTGCGGTTGACGGACTACGTGTCGGCGAACGCGGCGCTGGCCGCGACCGGCCATGAGCTGTGGGGCACGATCCCGGCCGTGGCGACTCCGCACGGCTGGACCTGGCACCACGTGGCGGGTGGTCGGCGGATGGAGCTCGTACCGGTCGAGGTGAAGGCGTTGTTGCGTCACCACGGCGGGGTGGCGACGGCTGCCGTCGATCATGGCAAGCGGGGTACGCGTCCGTTGCAGGAGACCCGGCCGGCGCATTTCGGGCTGCCGAAGGGTCTGGTGTCGGTGACCGAGCAGCAACTGCTCGGTGTGGAGGAGGACCTGGGTTACCGCCTGCCGGGCGGGTACCGCGCGTTCCTGAAGGCGGGGGGCGGTTGCGCGCCGGTGGGCGCGGCGCTCGACGCGGAGCTGGGTCTGCTGGTGGACCAGCCGTTCTTCACGGTGCGTGAGGAGGCGGGCGTCAATGACCTCGTCTACGTCAACAAGTGCCTGCGTGATCACCTGACGAAGGACTTCCTGGGTATCGCGTTCGTGCAGGGCGGGATTCTCGCGCTGAAGGTGAGGGGCGAGGGGATCGGGTCGGTGTGGTTCTGCGCGTACGACGACGCGCGGGATCAGGACGGTTGGAATGTGAACGAGCGTGTGGAGCGGTTGCTGCTGCCGTGCGGTGAGGATTTCGACGGGTTCCTGCAGCGGTTGGCCGGCAATCCGCCGGAGCTGGAGACGGTGGCGAACCTGATGGTGGACGGCGGCTTCGCGCGCGCCGTGCCCGTGGTCCCGGTGGGGGAGTGA
- a CDS encoding SUKH-4 family immunity protein yields the protein MVTFAQAQERAEEWINGDVPAYQQREVRVREFELGFVVWAEDREEGPTSDGGRQRLVIARDSGDATLWPGLPVGEVIRRYEEEYGASEDADAGAAAPAPPERIDLNATSFLLSPPEWLQDAADKLGLPSAPPRGPNASQAGGSSSAAETTGAVAPASVPAPAPASASASEGSSEGAAVGRPIDYEPTASDGVPASSPWVDANASSGGAEGSVPLPATVFAPPLSGADDDDTPPPVVGADAPTALMSAGSALPPTAIATPALDPHAPPPAGAGPFDGSGAPGGPASASGSGTPSAPGAPGAPGGFSAPGAPGSIGGPTQPGAPGVPPAPGAPAAAGGPGVPPAPSAPGVPGGTPAPGVRVPSPTSGDIADAATSKAVLPPRGARGGGGNPPPPPQAPGVPGVPAGGYVPTQLVAQLGPDGPQPPGPPTPPQPVHQAATMLAHPSQGGPGAPPPPAPPGVPGGSDGAGVAHAATMLAHPNQGGPGAPPPPPAPPGAPGGSDGAGVAHAATMLAHPGPGGLVAPPGPPGAPGAPAAPGTPPGGVHHAATMLAQPGPGGPPGPPVPPPSAPGTPPPAYGYPQQPAGQPTVGPGYQAVLRYRAPDGSEAQIIRRSAPGTPHPEWQILHELRAMNVPPQQVLELHTELESCELPGGYCARMIRETWPQARITNIAPYGKDHAGRQQGMRQLLTHQGELHQVADGPARPAPIRAPLPQVQPAPPIPPDGVAQELAGAFGPGICRFDQRAVSRQGVPEVVALTLVWAGLPADFGPFFWAQPAQPVVPTLAELAAQRQVQPASDAGSYLVVGSDFGRAICVQYGTAHIVAVPVEAGPGGQPVPPQFVNSGLPEFTRSMALLGRMWRLRFGLNPEQAGRWTVDFQAQLAMLDPAALASPENWWSVLLEQMWDGLL from the coding sequence GTGGTGACGTTCGCGCAGGCGCAGGAGCGCGCCGAGGAATGGATCAACGGTGACGTGCCGGCGTACCAGCAACGTGAGGTGCGGGTACGGGAGTTCGAGCTGGGCTTCGTCGTGTGGGCGGAGGACCGTGAGGAGGGTCCGACCTCGGACGGTGGCCGGCAGCGGCTGGTCATCGCGAGGGACAGCGGCGATGCGACGCTGTGGCCCGGGCTGCCGGTGGGTGAGGTGATCCGGCGGTACGAGGAGGAGTACGGGGCCTCGGAGGATGCCGACGCGGGTGCTGCGGCGCCCGCGCCGCCGGAGCGGATCGATCTGAACGCGACGTCGTTCCTGTTGAGCCCGCCGGAGTGGCTGCAGGACGCGGCGGACAAGCTCGGCCTGCCGTCTGCTCCGCCGAGGGGTCCGAACGCTTCGCAGGCGGGCGGGAGTTCGTCGGCCGCGGAGACGACGGGTGCGGTGGCGCCGGCCTCGGTGCCTGCTCCGGCTCCTGCTTCGGCTTCGGCTTCGGAGGGCTCTTCGGAGGGCGCTGCGGTGGGCCGTCCGATCGACTACGAGCCGACGGCCTCGGACGGGGTGCCGGCGAGCAGCCCGTGGGTGGACGCGAACGCGAGCTCGGGCGGTGCGGAGGGTTCGGTGCCGCTGCCGGCCACGGTCTTCGCCCCGCCGCTCTCGGGTGCGGACGACGATGACACGCCGCCTCCGGTGGTGGGCGCGGACGCCCCGACGGCCTTGATGTCGGCCGGCAGCGCGCTCCCGCCGACGGCGATCGCCACCCCGGCCCTGGACCCGCACGCCCCGCCGCCGGCGGGTGCGGGTCCGTTCGACGGTTCCGGTGCGCCGGGCGGTCCGGCGTCTGCCAGCGGTTCCGGTACGCCTTCGGCACCTGGCGCCCCGGGTGCTCCTGGTGGCTTTTCGGCTCCGGGGGCTCCGGGCTCGATCGGTGGACCGACGCAGCCTGGTGCTCCTGGTGTTCCTCCGGCTCCCGGTGCTCCAGCGGCCGCCGGTGGTCCCGGTGTTCCTCCGGCTCCCAGTGCTCCTGGTGTGCCCGGTGGTACGCCCGCTCCTGGCGTGCGTGTTCCGTCGCCCACGTCCGGGGACATCGCGGATGCCGCCACCAGCAAGGCCGTGCTGCCCCCGCGGGGTGCGCGGGGGGGTGGGGGGAATCCGCCTCCGCCGCCGCAGGCGCCGGGGGTTCCCGGTGTGCCCGCGGGTGGATACGTACCGACGCAGCTCGTGGCGCAGCTCGGGCCCGACGGGCCTCAGCCTCCCGGGCCGCCCACGCCTCCGCAGCCCGTGCACCAGGCCGCGACGATGCTGGCGCACCCGAGTCAGGGTGGGCCCGGCGCGCCGCCCCCGCCCGCGCCTCCGGGCGTGCCCGGTGGGTCCGACGGTGCGGGTGTGGCGCACGCGGCGACCATGCTGGCGCACCCGAACCAGGGCGGCCCCGGTGCGCCGCCGCCCCCGCCCGCGCCTCCGGGTGCGCCCGGTGGGTCCGACGGTGCGGGTGTGGCACACGCCGCGACGATGCTGGCCCACCCCGGTCCCGGCGGTCTCGTGGCCCCGCCCGGACCTCCCGGTGCTCCGGGCGCTCCGGCTGCTCCCGGGACCCCGCCCGGTGGTGTGCACCACGCGGCGACGATGCTGGCGCAGCCCGGTCCCGGCGGTCCGCCGGGACCGCCGGTGCCGCCGCCGTCCGCGCCGGGCACCCCGCCTCCGGCGTACGGCTACCCGCAGCAGCCCGCCGGTCAGCCGACCGTCGGACCCGGCTACCAGGCCGTGCTGCGCTACCGCGCGCCCGACGGCTCCGAGGCCCAGATCATCCGGCGGTCCGCCCCGGGCACCCCGCACCCCGAGTGGCAGATCCTGCACGAGCTGCGCGCCATGAACGTGCCGCCGCAGCAGGTGCTGGAGCTGCACACGGAGTTGGAGTCCTGTGAGCTGCCGGGCGGTTACTGCGCCCGGATGATCCGGGAGACCTGGCCGCAGGCGCGGATCACCAACATCGCGCCGTACGGCAAGGATCACGCGGGCCGTCAGCAGGGGATGCGGCAACTCCTCACCCACCAGGGCGAGTTGCATCAGGTGGCGGACGGTCCGGCGCGTCCGGCGCCGATCCGTGCCCCGCTGCCGCAGGTGCAGCCGGCCCCGCCGATCCCCCCGGACGGCGTCGCGCAGGAGCTGGCCGGTGCCTTCGGCCCCGGCATCTGCCGGTTCGACCAGCGGGCCGTGTCCCGGCAGGGCGTGCCGGAGGTCGTGGCGCTGACCCTCGTCTGGGCGGGTCTGCCGGCCGACTTCGGGCCGTTCTTCTGGGCGCAGCCGGCCCAGCCGGTGGTGCCGACGCTGGCGGAGCTCGCCGCGCAGCGGCAGGTCCAGCCGGCGTCCGACGCGGGCTCGTACCTTGTGGTCGGCTCGGACTTCGGGCGGGCGATCTGCGTCCAGTACGGGACCGCGCACATCGTCGCCGTACCGGTCGAGGCCGGTCCTGGCGGGCAGCCGGTGCCGCCGCAGTTCGTGAACAGCGGGCTGCCGGAGTTCACCCGGTCCATGGCGCTGCTCGGCCGGATGTGGCGACTGCGGTTCGGGCTGAACCCCGAGCAGGCGGGCCGCTGGACGGTCGACTTCCAGGCGCAGCTGGCGATGCTGGACCCGGCGGCGCTGGCGTCGCCGGAGAACTGGTGGTCGGTGCTCCTGGAGCAGATGTGGGACGGACTGCTCTAG
- a CDS encoding cellulose-binding protein, whose amino-acid sequence MSFAVGRGRGYRPKQVDRRLAALSEERDAAWERAARLTVLAREMGEEADRLRTEIAALVPQRYESLGERAGQLLELAEAEDESLVRAAESEAQAFAAAAEEAARSVTEAARAYAEQVRAEAEAVATATLGAAGEEAESMLAAVRRAAEGQRAEAREAFEEAARGAAALVAAQREEQTAVREEAERAATARAAELDAHHEELLTAAETRLADARRALAATGEQARHGQEDAEARADELLAEARSQRERIERTTERVLGEHAEARDEIHAHMDHIRTSLATLTGRTAPPNDERAKDETPEAEEHEPPAP is encoded by the coding sequence ATGAGTTTCGCCGTCGGACGCGGTCGCGGCTACCGCCCGAAGCAGGTCGACCGTCGTCTCGCCGCGCTCTCCGAGGAACGCGACGCCGCCTGGGAGCGGGCGGCCCGGCTGACCGTCCTCGCGAGGGAGATGGGGGAGGAGGCGGACCGGCTGCGCACGGAGATCGCCGCGCTGGTCCCGCAGCGGTACGAGTCGCTGGGCGAACGGGCGGGGCAGTTGCTCGAACTCGCCGAGGCGGAGGACGAGAGCCTGGTGCGGGCCGCCGAGTCAGAAGCGCAGGCGTTCGCGGCAGCGGCGGAGGAGGCGGCGCGGTCCGTGACGGAGGCGGCGCGGGCGTATGCGGAGCAGGTGCGGGCGGAGGCGGAGGCCGTGGCCACGGCGACGCTCGGCGCTGCGGGCGAGGAGGCCGAGAGCATGCTGGCGGCGGTCCGTCGCGCGGCGGAGGGGCAGCGGGCCGAGGCCCGGGAGGCGTTCGAGGAGGCGGCCCGCGGGGCGGCGGCGCTGGTGGCGGCCCAGCGGGAGGAGCAGACGGCGGTACGGGAGGAGGCCGAGCGGGCCGCGACGGCTCGGGCGGCCGAACTGGACGCCCACCACGAGGAACTCCTCACCGCCGCGGAGACCCGCCTCGCGGACGCCCGGCGCGCCCTCGCGGCGACGGGGGAGCAGGCCCGGCACGGCCAGGAGGACGCGGAGGCCCGGGCGGATGAGCTGCTGGCCGAGGCGCGGTCGCAGCGGGAGCGGATCGAGCGGACGACGGAGCGCGTGCTGGGCGAGCACGCGGAGGCGCGGGACGAGATCCACGCCCACATGGACCACATCCGCACCTCCCTCGCGACCCTCACGGGCCGCACGGCCCCGCCGAACGACGAGAGGGCGAAGGACGAGACGCCGGAGGCCGAGGAGCACGAGCCGCCCGCTCCGTGA
- a CDS encoding LamG-like jellyroll fold domain-containing protein — MAQVAGYHGVNSDRYELAVVYDDATDTTDTIKLYMNGYTNAAATADLPNGWHSNGPLQVGRSQTADGWGEYLHGDLDDFQAYAGALRDRDINGLGGSTNPCLCG, encoded by the coding sequence GTGGCGCAGGTCGCGGGCTACCACGGCGTCAACAGCGATCGCTACGAACTGGCCGTGGTCTACGACGACGCGACCGACACGACCGACACGATCAAGCTCTACATGAACGGGTACACCAACGCGGCGGCGACCGCGGACCTCCCCAACGGCTGGCACAGCAACGGCCCGCTCCAGGTGGGGCGTTCCCAGACCGCCGACGGCTGGGGCGAGTACCTGCACGGCGACCTCGACGATTTCCAGGCGTACGCCGGCGCCCTGCGGGACAGGGACATCAACGGCCTGGGCGGGAGCACCAATCCCTGCCTGTGCGGCTGA
- a CDS encoding MFS transporter: protein MSRTTTRQVTPSATTPRGRGPVVAALMLVMGLTALDGTVVSTAVPQIVGDLGGLSVFSWLFSGYLLAVTVTLPVYGKLCDTFGRKPVLIAGTVLFLIGSLLCASAWNMGSLIAFRVVQGLGGGALQGTIQTIAADLYPLKERPKIQAKLSSVWATASIAGPAAGGLLAGYGDWRWIFLLNLPVGLLALWLVGRFLVEPDRAPDRAPRKVSVDWAGALAVFATGTLLLTALVQGGVAWPWLSTPSLGLFGGALALAGVTVLVERRAAEPIIPGWIWRRRTIAAVNLALGALGLVMVAPTVFLPTYAQAVLGLGSTAAGFVLSAMTLSWPVTAALSNRVYNRIGFRRTAIVGITLALLVLLAFPLLPFPGEPWQPALLMLLLGGALGFFQLPLIVGVQSTVPYEERGTTTASVLFCRQVGQSVGAALFGAIANGVLAAHLGAGQDLDSLAPTLSHADDTLRHAIDAAVDYVYLGAAGAAALALVVLLVLAPRRFPILREEGERAGEG, encoded by the coding sequence GTGAGCAGGACGACGACGCGGCAGGTCACGCCATCGGCCACCACGCCGCGCGGACGCGGCCCCGTCGTCGCGGCGCTCATGCTGGTGATGGGCCTGACCGCGCTCGACGGCACAGTGGTCTCGACCGCCGTGCCGCAGATCGTCGGCGACCTCGGCGGCCTCTCGGTCTTCTCCTGGCTGTTCTCCGGCTATCTGCTCGCCGTGACGGTGACACTGCCGGTGTACGGCAAGCTCTGCGACACCTTCGGCCGCAAGCCGGTCCTCATCGCCGGAACCGTCCTCTTCCTCATCGGCTCCCTGCTGTGCGCGTCGGCCTGGAACATGGGCTCACTCATCGCGTTCCGGGTCGTCCAGGGCCTGGGCGGCGGCGCGCTCCAGGGCACGATCCAGACGATCGCCGCCGACCTGTACCCGCTGAAGGAACGCCCGAAGATCCAGGCGAAGCTCTCCTCGGTCTGGGCCACCGCCTCGATCGCGGGACCGGCGGCGGGCGGACTCCTCGCGGGGTACGGGGACTGGCGCTGGATCTTCCTGCTGAACCTGCCGGTGGGTCTGCTGGCGCTGTGGCTGGTCGGACGATTCCTGGTGGAGCCGGATCGGGCGCCGGACAGGGCGCCCCGGAAGGTCTCCGTCGACTGGGCGGGGGCCCTCGCCGTCTTCGCGACCGGAACCCTTCTGCTCACCGCGCTCGTCCAGGGCGGCGTCGCCTGGCCGTGGCTGTCCACCCCCTCCCTCGGCCTCTTCGGGGGCGCCCTCGCCCTCGCCGGAGTGACCGTCCTCGTGGAGCGCCGGGCCGCCGAACCGATCATCCCCGGCTGGATCTGGCGCCGCCGCACGATCGCCGCGGTCAACCTGGCCCTCGGCGCGCTCGGCCTGGTGATGGTCGCCCCGACCGTCTTCCTGCCCACCTACGCCCAGGCCGTCCTCGGCCTCGGCTCCACGGCCGCCGGCTTCGTCCTCTCCGCGATGACCCTCAGCTGGCCGGTCACCGCCGCCCTGTCCAACCGGGTGTACAACCGCATCGGCTTCCGCCGCACCGCGATCGTCGGCATCACCCTCGCACTCCTCGTCCTGCTCGCCTTCCCCCTCCTCCCGTTCCCCGGGGAACCATGGCAGCCGGCCCTGCTCATGCTGCTGCTCGGCGGCGCGCTCGGCTTCTTCCAGCTCCCGCTGATCGTCGGCGTCCAGTCGACCGTCCCGTACGAGGAGCGCGGGACGACGACCGCGTCCGTCCTCTTCTGCCGCCAGGTCGGCCAGAGCGTGGGCGCGGCCCTGTTCGGAGCGATCGCCAACGGCGTCCTGGCCGCCCACCTCGGCGCCGGCCAGGACCTGGACAGCCTCGCGCCCACGCTGTCCCACGCGGACGACACGCTGCGCCACGCGATCGACGCGGCCGTCGACTACGTCTACCTGGGCGCGGCGGGGGCGGCGGCACTGGCCCTGGTGGTCCTGCTGGTCCTGGCCCCGCGCCGCTTCCCCATCCTGAGGGAGGAGGGGGAACGGGCCGGCGAGGGGTGA
- a CDS encoding ABC transporter ATP-binding protein: MTSAVTIPKRGDTGGNTAVAARARQVVKAYGAGETRVVALDHVDVDIARGQFTAIMGPSGSGKSTLMHCLAGLDTVTSGEIFLDDTQITGLKDKKLTQLRRDRIGFIFQAFNLLPTLNALENITLPMDIAGRRADQQWLDRVVSTVGLADRLKHRPNQLSGGQQQRVAVARALAARPEIIFGDEPTGNLDSRAGAEVLGFLRQSVDELGQTIVMVTHDPVAASHADRVLYLADGRIVDEMFRPTADAVLDRMKDFDARGRTS, from the coding sequence GTGACTTCGGCTGTGACCATCCCCAAGCGCGGGGACACTGGAGGGAATACGGCCGTCGCCGCGCGGGCGCGGCAGGTCGTCAAGGCGTACGGCGCGGGCGAGACGCGGGTCGTCGCGCTCGACCACGTCGATGTGGACATCGCCCGCGGGCAGTTCACCGCGATCATGGGCCCCTCGGGCTCCGGCAAGTCGACCCTGATGCACTGCCTCGCCGGTCTCGACACCGTCACCAGCGGCGAGATCTTCCTCGACGACACGCAGATCACCGGCCTGAAGGACAAGAAGCTCACGCAGCTGCGGCGGGACCGGATCGGCTTCATCTTCCAGGCGTTCAACCTGCTGCCGACCCTCAACGCGCTCGAGAACATCACGCTGCCGATGGACATCGCCGGCCGTCGCGCGGACCAGCAGTGGCTCGACCGCGTCGTGTCCACGGTCGGTCTCGCGGACCGCCTCAAGCACCGGCCCAACCAGCTCTCCGGCGGTCAGCAGCAGCGTGTCGCCGTGGCCCGCGCGCTCGCCGCGCGCCCCGAGATCATCTTCGGTGACGAGCCGACCGGAAACCTCGACTCCCGTGCCGGGGCGGAGGTGCTGGGCTTCCTGCGGCAGTCGGTGGACGAGCTCGGCCAGACCATCGTGATGGTCACCCACGACCCCGTCGCCGCCAGCCACGCCGACCGCGTCCTGTACCTCGCGGACGGCCGGATCGTCGACGAGATGTTCCGGCCCACCGCCGACGCCGTACTCGACCGCATGAAGGACTTCGACGCGCGCGGGCGGACGTCATGA